The following coding sequences lie in one Drosophila bipectinata strain 14024-0381.07 chromosome XR, DbipHiC1v2, whole genome shotgun sequence genomic window:
- the Tpst gene encoding protein-tyrosine sulfotransferase isoform X1 produces MRLPYRNKKVTLWVLFGIIVVTMFLFKFTELRPTCLFKVDATTNELSSQMVRVEKYLTDDNQRVYSYNREMPLIFIGGVPRSGTTLMRAMLDAHPDVRCGQETRVIPRILQLRSHWLNSEKESLRLQEAGITKEVMNSAIAQFCLEIIAKHGEPAPRLCNKDPLTLKMGSYVIELFPNAKFLFMVRDGRATVHSIISRKVTITGFDLSSYRQCMKKWNHAIEVMHEQCRDIGKDRCMMVYYEQLVLHPEEWMRKILKFLDVPWNDAVLHHEEFINKPNGVPLSKVERSSDQVIKPVNLEAMSKWVGQIPGDVVRDMADIAPMLSVLGYDPYANPPDYGKPDAWVQDNTSKVKANRMLWENKAKQVLQMSSEDNDNFNNIINNSNNKDSNNNQYNINKILPEQQQQHQQKQQHLQRQRETEGEGEGDGDGDGNDEGEHHGRIRERQPEPEREQQLLHQKPKDVITIKQLPLQSSINGKSRSNNNAKNKNGPLADT; encoded by the exons ATGCGTCTGCCGTATCGGAATAAGAAGGTCACCCTATGGGTGCTATTCGGCATCATCGTTGTCACCATGTTCCTATTCAAGTTCACCGAACTGAGGCCCACATGCCTCTTCAAGGTGGATGCCACCACCAATGAGCTATCCTCCCAAATGGTACGCGTTGAG AAATACCTCACAGATGACAATCAACGCGTTTATTCATACAACCGTGAGATGCCATTAATATTCATAGGCGGGGTGCCCAGATCTGGGACGACTTTGATGCGCGCTATGTTGGATGCCCATCCCGATGTGCG CTGCGGGCAGGAAACGCGCGTCATTCCACGCATCCTCCAATTGCGCTCCCACTGGCTAAACTCCGAGAAGGAGTCGCTACGGCTGCAGGAGGCCGGCATCACCAAAGAGGTCATGAACAGCGCCATCGCCCAGTTCTGTCTGGAAATCATCGCCAAGCACGGCGAACCGGCGCCCCGTTTATGCAACAAGGATCCACTGACGCTGAAAATGGGCTCCTATGTCATCGAGCTATTTCCGAAC GCGAAATTCCTATTCATGGTGCGCGACGGCAGGGCGACAGTTCATTCGATTATATCGCGCAAGGTGACAATCACCGGGTTCGATTTGAGCAGCTACCGGCAGTGCATGAAGAAGTGGAACCACGCCATCGAGGTGATGCACGAGCAGTGTCGGGACATCGGCAAGGACCGCTGCATGATG GTCTACTACGAACAATTAGTCCTGCATCCAGAGGAATGGATGCGTAAGATCCTTAAATTCCTGGACGTGCCATGGAACGATGCGGTCCTCCATCACGAGGAGTTTATCAATAAACCCAACGGAGTGCCTCTCTCCAA agTGGAGAGGTCCTCGGACCAGGTGATCAAACCCGTTAACCTGGAGGCCATGTCCAAGTGGGTGGGCCAGATACCCGGCGACGTGGTGCGGGACATGGCCGACATCGCGCCCATGCTGTCCGTGCTCGGCTACGATCCGTATGCGAATCCGCCGGACTATGGTAAGCCAGATGCCTGGGTGCAGGACAACACGTCGAAG GTAAAGGCCAATCGAATGCTGTGGGAAAATAAGGCCAAACAAGTGCTGCAAATGTCGAGTGAGGACAACGACAATTTTAACAATATTAtcaacaatagcaacaataaGGATAGCAACAATAATCAGTACaatatcaataaaattttaccagaacagcaacagcaacatcaacaaaagCAGCAACATTTGCAACGTCAACGGGAAACAGAAGGAGAGGGCGAAGGCGATGGTGACGGCGACGGCAACGATGAAGGAGAACATCATGGAAGGATACGGGAAAGGCAACCGGAACCGGAACGAGAACAACAATTGTTGCATCAAAAGCCGAAGGATGTCATTACGATAAAGCAGCTGCCATTACAGAGCAGCATAAACGGGAAGAGCAGAAGCAACAATAATGCCAAGAACAAGAATGGCCCACTGGCGGATACATGA
- the Tpst gene encoding protein-tyrosine sulfotransferase isoform X2: protein MRLPYRNKKVTLWVLFGIIVVTMFLFKFTELRPTCLFKVDATTNELSSQMVRVEKYLTDDNQRVYSYNREMPLIFIGGVPRSGTTLMRAMLDAHPDVRCGQETRVIPRILQLRSHWLNSEKESLRLQEAGITKEVMNSAIAQFCLEIIAKHGEPAPRLCNKDPLTLKMGSYVIELFPNAKFLFMVRDGRATVHSIISRKVTITGFDLSSYRQCMKKWNHAIEVMHEQCRDIGKDRCMMVYYEQLVLHPEEWMRKILKFLDVPWNDAVLHHEEFINKPNGVPLSKVERSSDQVIKPVNLEAMSKWVGQIPGDVVRDMADIAPMLSVLGYDPYANPPDYGKGQSNAVGK, encoded by the exons ATGCGTCTGCCGTATCGGAATAAGAAGGTCACCCTATGGGTGCTATTCGGCATCATCGTTGTCACCATGTTCCTATTCAAGTTCACCGAACTGAGGCCCACATGCCTCTTCAAGGTGGATGCCACCACCAATGAGCTATCCTCCCAAATGGTACGCGTTGAG AAATACCTCACAGATGACAATCAACGCGTTTATTCATACAACCGTGAGATGCCATTAATATTCATAGGCGGGGTGCCCAGATCTGGGACGACTTTGATGCGCGCTATGTTGGATGCCCATCCCGATGTGCG CTGCGGGCAGGAAACGCGCGTCATTCCACGCATCCTCCAATTGCGCTCCCACTGGCTAAACTCCGAGAAGGAGTCGCTACGGCTGCAGGAGGCCGGCATCACCAAAGAGGTCATGAACAGCGCCATCGCCCAGTTCTGTCTGGAAATCATCGCCAAGCACGGCGAACCGGCGCCCCGTTTATGCAACAAGGATCCACTGACGCTGAAAATGGGCTCCTATGTCATCGAGCTATTTCCGAAC GCGAAATTCCTATTCATGGTGCGCGACGGCAGGGCGACAGTTCATTCGATTATATCGCGCAAGGTGACAATCACCGGGTTCGATTTGAGCAGCTACCGGCAGTGCATGAAGAAGTGGAACCACGCCATCGAGGTGATGCACGAGCAGTGTCGGGACATCGGCAAGGACCGCTGCATGATG GTCTACTACGAACAATTAGTCCTGCATCCAGAGGAATGGATGCGTAAGATCCTTAAATTCCTGGACGTGCCATGGAACGATGCGGTCCTCCATCACGAGGAGTTTATCAATAAACCCAACGGAGTGCCTCTCTCCAA agTGGAGAGGTCCTCGGACCAGGTGATCAAACCCGTTAACCTGGAGGCCATGTCCAAGTGGGTGGGCCAGATACCCGGCGACGTGGTGCGGGACATGGCCGACATCGCGCCCATGCTGTCCGTGCTCGGCTACGATCCGTATGCGAATCCGCCGGACTATG GTAAAGGCCAATCGAATGCTGTGGGAAAATAA
- the Tpst gene encoding protein-tyrosine sulfotransferase isoform X3: protein MRLPYRNKKVTLWVLFGIIVVTMFLFKFTELRPTCLFKVDATTNELSSQMVRVEKYLTDDNQRVYSYNREMPLIFIGGVPRSGTTLMRAMLDAHPDVRCGQETRVIPRILQLRSHWLNSEKESLRLQEAGITKEVMNSAIAQFCLEIIAKHGEPAPRLCNKDPLTLKMGSYVIELFPNAKFLFMVRDGRATVHSIISRKVTITGFDLSSYRQCMKKWNHAIEVMHEQCRDIGKDRCMMVYYEQLVLHPEEWMRKILKFLDVPWNDAVLHHEEFINKPNGVPLSKVERSSDQVIKPVNLEAMSKWVGQIPGDVVRDMADIAPMLSVLGYDPYANPPDYAIFSQFFV, encoded by the exons ATGCGTCTGCCGTATCGGAATAAGAAGGTCACCCTATGGGTGCTATTCGGCATCATCGTTGTCACCATGTTCCTATTCAAGTTCACCGAACTGAGGCCCACATGCCTCTTCAAGGTGGATGCCACCACCAATGAGCTATCCTCCCAAATGGTACGCGTTGAG AAATACCTCACAGATGACAATCAACGCGTTTATTCATACAACCGTGAGATGCCATTAATATTCATAGGCGGGGTGCCCAGATCTGGGACGACTTTGATGCGCGCTATGTTGGATGCCCATCCCGATGTGCG CTGCGGGCAGGAAACGCGCGTCATTCCACGCATCCTCCAATTGCGCTCCCACTGGCTAAACTCCGAGAAGGAGTCGCTACGGCTGCAGGAGGCCGGCATCACCAAAGAGGTCATGAACAGCGCCATCGCCCAGTTCTGTCTGGAAATCATCGCCAAGCACGGCGAACCGGCGCCCCGTTTATGCAACAAGGATCCACTGACGCTGAAAATGGGCTCCTATGTCATCGAGCTATTTCCGAAC GCGAAATTCCTATTCATGGTGCGCGACGGCAGGGCGACAGTTCATTCGATTATATCGCGCAAGGTGACAATCACCGGGTTCGATTTGAGCAGCTACCGGCAGTGCATGAAGAAGTGGAACCACGCCATCGAGGTGATGCACGAGCAGTGTCGGGACATCGGCAAGGACCGCTGCATGATG GTCTACTACGAACAATTAGTCCTGCATCCAGAGGAATGGATGCGTAAGATCCTTAAATTCCTGGACGTGCCATGGAACGATGCGGTCCTCCATCACGAGGAGTTTATCAATAAACCCAACGGAGTGCCTCTCTCCAA agTGGAGAGGTCCTCGGACCAGGTGATCAAACCCGTTAACCTGGAGGCCATGTCCAAGTGGGTGGGCCAGATACCCGGCGACGTGGTGCGGGACATGGCCGACATCGCGCCCATGCTGTCCGTGCTCGGCTACGATCCGTATGCGAATCCGCCGGACTATG ctATATTTTcccagttttttgtttaa
- the LOC122321882 gene encoding uncharacterized protein codes for MTEEITGNWSYYVYISLTLVPVYLAFRLIKSLGWQLFVNN; via the coding sequence ATGACGGAGGAAATAACCGGCAATTGGAGCTATTATGTGTACATATCGCTAACACTGGTTCCAGTCTATTTGGCATTTCGGCTCATTAAGTCACTGGGCTGGCAGCTCTTCGTCAACAACTGA
- the LOC108127147 gene encoding uncharacterized protein, which produces MTDHRWMHYSHGSVPPNAIVAGHDSDGDTIYVGRAFFHNDMLPAKVIPNKGKAYVAYAREEHELENYEVLSGHNYDWLPAENGEVPAGAVKIGQNVDGEWLYAGRGYHAGSLTVGKVHPSHGCLYIPYDSDEVKIFAYEVLSQPERWIDTTATEIPDGALVAGHDSNGDTIYVGRVFRHGDFLPAKVVPAKGKAYAAYGQQEHELTDVAVLAGSGFRWVPASHGNVVPGALSSGPSSDGEPLYVGRAIYCDSLSVGKIHPSHGCIYIPFGGEEVRLEHYEVLVRI; this is translated from the exons ATGACAG ACCACAGATGGATGCACTACAGCCATGGCAGCGTGCCGCCCAATGCCATTGTGGCTGGACACGATTCCGATGGTGATACCATCTATGTGGGCCGCGCCTTCTTCCACAACGATATGCTGCCGGCAAAGGTCATCCCCAACAAGGGCAAGGCCTACGTGGCCTACGCCAGGGAGGAGCACGAGCTGGAGAACTACGAGGTGCTGTCCGGCCACAACTACGATTGGCTGCCGGCGGAGAATGGAGAAGTGCCGGCGGGAGCTGTCAAGATTGGCCAGAATGTGGACGGAGAGTGGCTGTATGCCGGACGGGGCTACCATGCCGGCAGCTTGACCGTCGGAAAGGTGCATCCCTCCCACGGATGCCTCTACATTCCCTACGACTCCGACGAGGTGAAGATCTTCGCCTACGAGGTGCTCAGCCAGCCGGAGCGCTGGATCGACACCACGGCCACGGAGATTCCGGACGGCGCCCTGGTGGCCGGTCACGATTCCAACGGTGACACCATCTATGTGGGCCGTGTCTTCCGGCACGGTGACTTTCTGCCCGCCAAGGTGGTTCCAGCCAAGGGCAAGGCCTATGCCGCCTACGGCCAGCAGGAGCACGAGCTCACGGACGTTGCCGTTCTGGCCGGATCCGGCTTCCGTTGGGTGCCAGCCTCGCATGGCAACGTAGTGCCCGGAGCCCTGTCCTCCGGTCCTAGCTCTGATGGCGAGCCCCTCTATGTGGGCAGAGCTATCTACTGCGACAGTCTGAGCGTGGGCAAGATCCATCCCTCCCACGGCTGCATCTACATCCCCTTCGGTGGCGAGGAAGTGCGTCTCGAGCACTACGAGGTTCTAGTTCGCATCTAA